A portion of the Maylandia zebra isolate NMK-2024a linkage group LG9, Mzebra_GT3a, whole genome shotgun sequence genome contains these proteins:
- the LOC101470603 gene encoding uncharacterized protein LOC101470603 yields the protein MMFILRWLLLFLLAVKSHQENDQELAHTDDQLDLSIYFKNETLGTSGILDNYNSTLNESNYSTTVTVDYQPEAETLAQNGSLPDFQYSLSNTEPPLKEVESGFQVQVLQQQRTFSSRQSQEPQVPPPTSPPSETTCPSQVLLQVPMPRSPPLWQLEVPQQPRSPLNRLGVPKVSQVSPEFYSPSQQLWVPEEPGSSHQRLDLIQMHQSPLQQLQFAEVHQQPRAELKWAQVAQAPQQPGSALKWQQVPRPSIRLQQPQMAQWPQRPPYQLLIPRYQAKYSHYRPMISRYRERLLGHRPKTPLFRIKHLRHPQQIRYARWK from the exons ATGATGTTTATATTAAG ATGGTTGCTGTTGTTCTTGCTAGCTGTCAAAAGTCATCAAGAAAATG ATCAAGAATTAGCCCATACGGATGATCAACTGGATTTAAgcatttactttaaaaatgagaCATTGGGGACCAGTGGGATACTTGATAACTATAATTCAACCTTGAATGAGAGTAACTACAGCACAACAGTAACAGTGGATTATCAGCCTGAAGCCGAAACACTGGCACAAAATGGGTCTTTGCCAGATTTCCAGTATTCATTAAGTAATACTGAACCTCCACTAAAAGAAGTGGAGTCTGGTTTTCAGGTACAGGTGCTCCAACAGCAGCGTACCTTCTCATCCAGGCAGTCACAGGAGCCCCAGGTGCCGCCACCTACCTCCCCACCCAGTGAGACTACATGCCCATCACAGGTGCTCTTGCAGGTGCCAATGCCGCGTAGTCCTCCACTTTGGCAGCTGGAGGTACCACAGCAGCCCCGTTCTCCACTCAACCGGCTGGGGGTGCCTAAGGTGTCCCAGGTATCCCCAGAGTTCTACTCTCCATCTCAGCAGCTGTGGGTGCCAGAGGAGCCTGGTTCATCACACCAGCGGCTGGATTTAATCCAAATGCATCAATCCCCTCTCCAACAGCTACAATTTGCAGAGGTGCACCAGCAGCCTAGAGCTGAACTCAAATGGGCACAGGTGGCTCAGGCACCCCAGCAGCCTGGTTCGGCCCTAAAGTGGCAGCAGGTACCCCGGCCAAGTATCCGGCTCCAGCAGCCGCAAATGGCCCAGTGGCCACAACGGCCACCCTACCAGCTCCTGATCCCTCGCTACCAGGCCAAGTACTCACATTACCGGCCCATGATATCCCGTTACCGGGAAAGGCTGCTAGGACACCGACCCAAGACTCCGCTCTTTCGAATCAAGCATCTTCGACACCCCCAGCAGATCAGATATGCACGTTGGAAATAA